One window from the genome of Gloeocapsa sp. PCC 73106 encodes:
- a CDS encoding NAD-dependent malic enzyme, which yields MVHLTPNPSFSLTIRIELLNQAGTLASVTQAIAEVGGSLGPISLEERNLKITRRELTVDAYSAEHAEKIVNVVKSLPHVKVLKVSDRTFDLHRGGKITIESRIKHLNQADLAMAYTPGVGRICQAIAAEPEQVYSLTIKNNTVAIVTDGSAILGLGNLGPEAALPVMEGKAMLFKEFAGIDAFPICLATQDTEKIIETVKNIAPVFGGVNLEDIAAPRCFEIEKRLREETDIPIFHDDQHGTAIVTLAALFNALKLVKKALGEVKIVINGAGAAGIAIANLLKQAGATHIWLCDSQGIISQQRQNLNPEKQKFAVDASGTLADALIDADVFLGVSVPNVVTPAMVQTMAPDPIVFAMANPIPEIQPELVQNSVAVMATGRSDYPNQINNVLAFPGVFRGALDCRARKITPKMYLEAAKAIASLITATDLNSEYIVPSVFDPRVATAVAGAVQQAAREEGVARY from the coding sequence ATGGTGCATTTAACCCCCAATCCTAGTTTTAGTCTCACGATTCGCATAGAACTACTTAATCAAGCAGGTACATTAGCTTCAGTAACCCAAGCGATCGCCGAAGTAGGAGGTAGTCTAGGACCAATCTCCCTAGAAGAGCGCAATTTAAAAATCACCCGAAGAGAATTAACCGTTGACGCTTATAGCGCTGAACACGCCGAAAAAATCGTCAACGTAGTCAAAAGCTTACCCCATGTTAAAGTCTTAAAAGTCTCTGACCGAACCTTTGATTTACATCGAGGGGGTAAAATTACGATCGAGAGTCGCATTAAACACCTTAATCAAGCCGACTTAGCCATGGCTTATACCCCAGGAGTAGGCAGAATCTGTCAAGCGATCGCCGCCGAACCCGAACAAGTATATTCCCTAACCATTAAAAATAATACAGTAGCGATCGTCACCGATGGAAGTGCGATCTTAGGACTAGGTAATTTGGGACCAGAAGCCGCTCTACCCGTGATGGAGGGGAAAGCCATGCTCTTTAAAGAATTCGCAGGAATCGACGCTTTTCCCATCTGTTTAGCGACTCAAGATACAGAGAAAATTATTGAAACCGTTAAAAATATCGCCCCTGTCTTCGGTGGCGTCAATTTAGAAGATATTGCTGCACCGCGCTGCTTCGAGATTGAAAAAAGACTCAGAGAAGAAACCGATATCCCCATATTTCACGACGATCAACACGGTACAGCGATTGTTACTTTAGCCGCGCTGTTTAACGCCCTCAAATTAGTTAAAAAAGCCCTAGGAGAGGTCAAAATCGTGATCAATGGCGCGGGAGCCGCCGGTATCGCCATCGCCAATCTCCTCAAACAAGCAGGAGCAACCCACATCTGGCTCTGTGACTCCCAGGGGATTATTTCCCAACAACGCCAGAATCTTAACCCGGAAAAACAAAAATTCGCCGTTGACGCTAGTGGAACCCTTGCAGACGCTTTAATCGATGCAGATGTTTTTCTCGGAGTAAGCGTACCCAATGTAGTTACCCCAGCTATGGTCCAAACTATGGCTCCCGATCCCATCGTCTTCGCTATGGCGAACCCCATTCCCGAAATTCAACCTGAATTGGTCCAAAATAGTGTAGCTGTAATGGCAACAGGTCGTAGTGACTATCCCAACCAAATTAACAACGTTCTGGCTTTTCCAGGGGTATTTAGAGGAGCATTAGATTGTCGCGCGCGTAAAATTACCCCTAAAATGTATCTAGAAGCGGCCAAAGCGATCGCCTCATTAATCACCGCCACCGACTTAAACTCAGAGTACATCGTCCCATCAGTCTTTGACCCCAGAGTAGCTACAGCAGTAGCAGGAGCAGTACAACAAGCAGCCAGAGAAGAAGGTGTAGCCAGGTATTAA
- a CDS encoding D-alanyl-D-alanine carboxypeptidase family protein, producing MEDIPKALREKSQPQKVSFSSPLLLVGGVFLSSLGVIALTFAFWPRPQQTETSVTPVPPPVPTVTPTPTPVEDNLLGHLSYEEAPPSDLIPITPDQQVKLRSAAAAKFLEMQADAASEGIILVPVSGFRSISEQEHLFFEVKAERGEVTTKRAEVSAPPGYSEHHTGYAIDIGDGKVPATHVKGDFAQTPAFKWLQANAARYSFELSFPENNPQGINYEPWHWRFVGDTHSLKTFYQARNLSNNE from the coding sequence ATGGAAGATATACCTAAGGCTCTGCGAGAAAAATCTCAACCCCAAAAAGTATCATTCTCCTCACCCCTATTACTGGTGGGAGGGGTATTCTTGTCAAGTTTGGGGGTGATCGCCCTAACCTTTGCTTTCTGGCCACGTCCTCAGCAGACAGAAACCTCCGTCACCCCCGTCCCCCCTCCCGTACCCACGGTGACACCTACTCCTACCCCTGTGGAAGACAATCTCCTAGGACATCTGAGTTACGAAGAAGCTCCACCATCAGATTTAATTCCCATTACCCCCGATCAACAAGTAAAATTACGCTCAGCAGCTGCAGCAAAATTTCTAGAAATGCAAGCAGACGCCGCAAGTGAGGGTATTATCTTAGTACCAGTTTCCGGCTTTCGTTCCATTTCTGAGCAAGAACATCTGTTTTTTGAGGTCAAAGCAGAACGAGGAGAAGTAACTACCAAAAGAGCAGAAGTGAGCGCCCCACCCGGATATAGTGAACATCACACCGGTTATGCGATCGATATTGGCGATGGCAAAGTACCCGCCACTCACGTCAAGGGCGATTTTGCTCAAACTCCAGCATTTAAATGGCTACAAGCTAATGCAGCTCGCTATAGCTTCGAGCTATCTTTCCCTGAAAACAATCCTCAGGGTATCAATTATGAACCATGGCATTGGCGCTTTGTCGGAGATACTCACAGTTTAAAAACATTTTATCAAGCCAGAAATCTTAGCAACAATGAATAG
- a CDS encoding ShlB/FhaC/HecB family hemolysin secretion/activation protein codes for MTTSVFLYLAVIILGAFYSPTVLAQIPPQRDPVRPEFPEEVPKPLETPELQLPPRPTPPSPPEEVIPGSGVKVTGFEFTGNTAFSEAELQEVLQDFLGLEISFADLVQIERIITELYFNNGYINSQAIIEADQIFPQAGGVIVVTIIEGGVEEIIVNGTRRLKADYIRSRLGLAVQTPLNQNRLLRALQLLQLNPLIENISAQLSAGVQPNSSVLEVEIKEADSLDIDIFANNGRNASVGSFRRGFHLGEGNLFGFGDRVDLTYTNTNGSNTVDFSYEIPVSPRNTSIRLAGGYSTSEIVDRLFNELDITGNYYYYEASVRHPIFQTPSQEFALGLTLSRQESKNFLLGERFPIAVGADESGEIKISAIRFFQDYVKRNAVEVIAFNSELSFGVDVFDASNNPEGIPDSNFVTWRTQGQYVRIVPLNALLVIRSDLQLSSARLVGLEQLSIGGLGSVRGYPQDFVLTDNGFVLTSEVRIPVWRLARDQGILSIVPFVDFGIGWNHGDAPNPDPNALVGIGAGVLWQMGERLAARFDWGIPLVSSDNEGKSLNSQGLYFSLDVRF; via the coding sequence ATGACTACTTCAGTCTTTCTCTATCTGGCTGTTATTATTTTAGGAGCGTTTTACTCTCCCACAGTGCTCGCTCAAATTCCGCCCCAGCGGGATCCCGTCAGACCAGAATTCCCTGAAGAAGTTCCTAAACCTTTAGAAACACCAGAGTTACAACTTCCCCCTCGTCCTACCCCTCCCTCCCCTCCTGAAGAGGTAATACCAGGTTCCGGGGTTAAAGTAACAGGATTTGAATTTACAGGCAATACAGCTTTCAGTGAGGCAGAGTTACAGGAAGTGCTTCAGGATTTCCTAGGCTTAGAAATTAGTTTCGCTGATTTGGTACAGATAGAAAGAATTATTACTGAACTTTATTTTAATAACGGTTACATTAACTCCCAAGCAATCATCGAAGCTGACCAAATCTTTCCCCAAGCAGGAGGGGTAATCGTAGTGACTATAATTGAAGGGGGAGTAGAAGAGATTATTGTCAACGGGACTCGACGTCTTAAAGCAGATTATATCCGTTCTCGCCTGGGTTTAGCAGTCCAAACCCCCCTAAATCAAAATCGTTTGCTGCGAGCTCTACAATTGTTACAGCTAAATCCTCTGATTGAAAATATTTCAGCTCAATTATCTGCAGGAGTTCAACCCAACTCAAGTGTACTCGAGGTAGAAATCAAAGAAGCCGATAGTTTGGACATAGATATATTCGCTAACAACGGGCGTAATGCGTCAGTGGGTAGTTTTCGTCGGGGATTTCATCTGGGAGAGGGAAATTTGTTTGGTTTTGGCGATCGCGTCGACTTAACTTACACTAATACCAATGGAAGTAACACAGTAGATTTTAGTTACGAGATTCCGGTAAGTCCCCGTAACACCAGCATCAGACTAGCAGGAGGGTATAGTACCAGTGAAATAGTCGATCGCCTATTTAATGAGTTAGACATTACTGGAAATTATTACTACTATGAAGCTTCCGTACGTCACCCTATTTTCCAAACTCCCAGTCAAGAATTTGCTCTGGGATTGACTTTATCCCGTCAGGAAAGCAAAAATTTTCTCCTAGGGGAAAGATTCCCTATTGCAGTAGGAGCTGATGAGTCTGGAGAAATCAAGATTTCAGCTATTCGCTTCTTTCAAGACTACGTTAAACGCAACGCGGTAGAAGTGATCGCCTTCAATTCAGAATTGAGTTTCGGAGTCGATGTATTTGATGCTAGTAATAACCCCGAGGGGATTCCCGATAGTAATTTTGTAACCTGGCGTACCCAAGGGCAATATGTGAGAATAGTACCACTAAACGCACTACTAGTAATACGCTCAGACCTGCAACTCTCCTCTGCTCGACTAGTGGGGTTGGAACAGCTATCTATTGGTGGCTTAGGAAGCGTCAGAGGGTACCCCCAAGATTTCGTCCTCACAGATAATGGTTTTGTGCTTACCAGCGAAGTGCGTATACCCGTATGGCGATTAGCCCGAGACCAAGGGATTCTCAGTATAGTACCCTTTGTAGACTTCGGGATAGGTTGGAATCACGGAGATGCTCCCAATCCAGATCCCAACGCACTAGTGGGTATAGGAGCCGGAGTACTCTGGCAAATGGGAGAGAGACTGGCGGCTCGCTTTGACTGGGGGATTCCTCTAGTTAGTTCTGATAACGAGGGTAAATCCCTCAACTCCCAGGGACTTTACTTCTCTCTAGACGTACGTTTTTAA
- a CDS encoding CHAT domain-containing protein produces MYKLTKRIKRSLLVFLILFTFSLSLGPVTAQISSQRALQLVEQGQQLHQAQQYEQAIPVWQEAIDLFPADSPNRAMAVSNLALTYQYLQQWDAAQEAINQSLSILESVPTTPEQQRILAQTLDIQGRLQQETGKPQEAINTWQRAAAIHTDSTALSLNQINQAQALQDLGFYPKACSTLLGILELPNSECTISLETPETLETPKPTLTTPATPIRAQALRSLGNVLRVIGDLQQSQQALEASLTIFQELNLPDEAKQTNLNLGNTLRVLANRSEEIGDFGAAESYRQQALNSYQQATFHPSLILSLQAQLKQVELLMELEEWDQAGGLISPVRTTTDRLPISREAIYLQLNYAKTILCLEQQNAACLAPRSLDLSLVQESTLTEAAAIFRSSIERAGQIQDLRTQSYGYALLGRLYESQENWQPAGEYTEQALSKSWQAQASELTYQWQWQKARILSAQGQTEQALILYAQTLQTLQSLRSDLVSVNPEIRFTFQESIEPIYRQYVSLLIPPQTKGESSPENLEQARSIIDSLQLAELENFFRLVCLDAVPVAIDQVTDKNDPTAAVIYPILLEDRFEIILKLPGQPLRHYTTPIDGLERTQRILNRLTQSLTQANNQETLPLAEQIYDWILRPIAEDLTASKVKTLVFVLDSALRNVPMSVLYDGQQYLVESYGITLIPSLQLLDPLPFQELRTQALLAGLSKARDKFSPLPFVPEELEKIQSQFPSSLSLLDQSFTRDGLEDAINSVPFNVVHLATHGQFSSQPEQTFILSWDTRIYIDDLNTLIRDRTDNSEAIELLVFSACETLTGDDRAALGLAGVAIRAGARSTLATLWQVQDEATAILMGRFYQSFQDPSVTKADALRQAQLTLLEDNNFQSPHFWGAYVLLGNWL; encoded by the coding sequence ATGTATAAACTAACTAAACGAATCAAGCGATCTCTATTGGTGTTCCTAATCCTATTCACTTTCTCTTTGAGTTTGGGTCCAGTCACAGCTCAAATATCCTCCCAGAGAGCTCTACAACTAGTAGAACAAGGTCAACAGCTCCATCAAGCTCAACAGTACGAACAAGCAATCCCCGTCTGGCAAGAAGCGATCGACCTTTTTCCCGCCGATTCCCCCAACCGAGCTATGGCTGTTAGTAATCTCGCTTTGACCTATCAGTATTTACAACAGTGGGATGCTGCTCAAGAAGCTATAAATCAAAGCCTATCTATCTTAGAATCTGTCCCAACTACTCCAGAGCAACAACGAATTTTAGCTCAAACTCTGGATATTCAAGGAAGACTCCAACAAGAAACCGGAAAACCCCAAGAAGCGATTAACACCTGGCAACGAGCGGCAGCTATTCATACTGACTCCACAGCCTTGAGTTTAAATCAAATCAATCAAGCTCAAGCTTTACAAGATCTGGGCTTCTACCCCAAAGCTTGTAGCACTCTACTTGGAATCCTAGAACTACCTAATTCAGAATGTACAATTTCCCTGGAAACACCGGAAACACTGGAAACACCGAAACCAACCCTGACTACTCCTGCTACACCTATCCGAGCTCAAGCCCTACGCAGTCTGGGTAATGTGCTCAGGGTGATTGGAGATTTACAGCAGTCTCAACAAGCTCTAGAAGCCAGTTTAACCATCTTCCAGGAGCTCAATCTTCCAGATGAAGCAAAACAAACCAACCTCAATCTCGGTAATACCCTCAGAGTACTTGCTAATAGATCCGAGGAAATTGGTGATTTTGGAGCAGCCGAAAGTTATCGACAACAAGCTCTAAATAGTTACCAACAAGCAACTTTTCATCCATCCTTAATTCTATCCCTCCAAGCTCAGCTCAAACAAGTAGAATTACTCATGGAGTTGGAGGAATGGGACCAAGCTGGAGGTTTAATCTCTCCCGTCAGGACAACAACTGATCGTCTCCCAATCAGTAGAGAAGCTATCTATCTTCAGCTTAACTACGCTAAAACTATCCTCTGTCTCGAGCAACAGAACGCCGCTTGTTTAGCTCCTAGAAGTCTCGATCTATCCCTCGTGCAAGAATCAACTCTGACAGAAGCTGCAGCAATTTTCAGAAGTAGCATTGAGCGAGCCGGTCAAATTCAGGATCTACGCACCCAATCTTATGGGTATGCTTTACTCGGAAGACTCTACGAAAGTCAGGAAAATTGGCAACCTGCTGGCGAATACACAGAGCAAGCTCTATCTAAGTCTTGGCAAGCTCAAGCATCGGAATTAACGTATCAATGGCAATGGCAAAAAGCCAGAATCCTCAGCGCTCAAGGACAAACCGAGCAAGCTCTGATCCTCTATGCACAAACCTTACAAACTCTCCAATCCTTGCGTAGCGATCTAGTTTCGGTAAATCCCGAAATTCGCTTTACCTTCCAAGAAAGCATCGAGCCCATTTATCGCCAGTATGTCAGCTTATTAATACCCCCTCAAACCAAAGGCGAATCATCTCCGGAAAATCTGGAACAAGCTCGCTCCATCATCGATTCTCTACAACTAGCTGAACTAGAAAACTTCTTCCGCTTGGTGTGTTTAGATGCTGTCCCTGTGGCGATCGATCAGGTAACCGACAAAAATGACCCCACTGCTGCGGTTATTTACCCGATTCTTCTAGAAGATCGCTTCGAAATCATCCTGAAACTACCAGGTCAACCTCTGCGTCACTATACCACGCCCATCGATGGGCTAGAACGAACTCAGAGAATTCTCAATCGGTTAACCCAGTCTTTGACTCAAGCTAATAATCAGGAAACCCTTCCTTTGGCTGAGCAAATCTACGACTGGATCCTGCGTCCTATAGCAGAAGATTTGACGGCTAGTAAGGTCAAAACTTTGGTTTTTGTCTTAGATAGTGCCCTGAGAAACGTACCCATGAGTGTACTGTATGATGGTCAACAGTATCTCGTAGAAAGCTATGGGATTACTCTGATTCCCAGTTTACAATTACTAGATCCTCTACCCTTTCAAGAGTTGAGAACCCAAGCTTTACTAGCAGGGTTAAGTAAAGCTAGAGATAAATTTTCCCCTTTACCATTTGTACCTGAAGAGTTAGAAAAGATTCAATCTCAATTTCCTAGTAGTCTGAGTCTTTTGGATCAAAGTTTTACCCGGGATGGCTTGGAAGATGCTATTAATTCTGTTCCCTTTAACGTTGTTCATCTAGCGACCCATGGACAGTTTAGTTCTCAGCCAGAGCAAACTTTTATCCTTAGTTGGGATACTCGTATTTATATCGATGATTTGAATACTTTGATTCGTGATAGAACTGATAATTCTGAAGCGATCGAACTCCTAGTTTTTAGTGCTTGTGAAACCCTGACAGGTGATGACCGTGCTGCACTTGGTTTAGCTGGAGTCGCCATCAGAGCAGGAGCCCGTAGTACTTTAGCAACCCTCTGGCAGGTGCAAGATGAAGCCACTGCTATTCTGATGGGTCGGTTTTATCAAAGTTTTCAAGATCCTTCTGTTACTAAAGCTGATGCTCTGCGTCAAGCTCAACTAACTCTACTTGAAGATAATAACTTCCAAAGTCCTCACTTCTGGGGAGCTTATGTACTTTTAGGCAATTGGCTTTAA
- a CDS encoding bifunctional serine/threonine-protein kinase/formylglycine-generating enzyme family protein → MRYCLNPGCPNHVNPDHNTLCQGCRLNLDEQLEGYQFGQYRILEILGQGGFGRTYKALDTWCLDRPCVIKKLLVAGRDNILDQIKEMFKREAQQLLELDHSRIPKLYAYPNLGNDFYLVQEYIDGVTLTKEWYQQGDFTDQKIEELLKQLVPILVYIQKKNILHRDIKPDNIMRRTKDNLLVLIDFGAARVKVESDGVTMTAIYTPEYASVEQIRGNADKSTDIYSLGVTCVRLRTGCLKSDRNNLIYDNSRNRWKYRQYLEVQGNELNPKLASILDKMTAINLEDRYQNAQELWEDIKKYEEDVSPEPPPPPPPPPPISLIEHLLKLLNFKINRLEFFKWLGWGFLGLAGWGGVSLWRGGGGTPGGIETVPPPTSNTTVEFQTLQINEIGEVVSQENLSTELLQLDLSRGVTLDFLKIPSAIFLRGSPETEEGRSSDEGPQIEVQISQFWLGKHPVTQAQYQQIMGINPSHFEGNNRPVEQVSWEDAIKFCEASSHKLGQTVRLPSEAEWEYACRGGTITPFAFGPILTSELANYNGRYYDGKTLKGTDKKETTEVGSYPPNRFGLHDCHGNVWEWCQDDYVDSYAKAFTDGTPVSAVGNENEKVFRGGSWLNSRLNLRSAYRNKGDRTLKRSNIGFRVVLVDII, encoded by the coding sequence ATGCGCTATTGTCTTAATCCAGGGTGTCCTAACCACGTCAACCCCGATCACAACACTCTCTGTCAAGGTTGTAGACTCAATTTGGATGAGCAATTGGAAGGCTACCAATTTGGGCAATATAGAATTCTGGAAATTCTAGGACAAGGAGGGTTTGGCAGGACTTATAAAGCCCTAGATACCTGGTGCTTGGATAGACCCTGCGTGATCAAGAAACTGCTTGTCGCAGGCAGAGATAACATCCTGGACCAGATTAAGGAGATGTTTAAACGGGAAGCTCAGCAACTACTCGAACTAGACCATTCCCGCATCCCTAAACTGTACGCTTACCCTAACCTAGGGAATGATTTTTATTTAGTCCAAGAATATATTGATGGAGTCACTCTGACTAAAGAATGGTATCAACAGGGTGACTTTACTGACCAGAAAATCGAGGAGTTATTAAAGCAATTGGTGCCAATATTAGTCTATATCCAAAAGAAAAATATATTGCACCGGGATATCAAACCAGACAATATTATGAGGAGGACTAAAGATAATTTGCTGGTGTTAATTGACTTTGGAGCGGCCAGAGTCAAGGTAGAGTCTGATGGTGTGACAATGACTGCTATCTACACTCCTGAATACGCTTCTGTTGAGCAAATCCGAGGAAACGCAGACAAATCGACCGATATTTATAGTTTAGGAGTAACTTGTGTTCGCTTGCGCACAGGTTGTCTGAAAAGCGATCGCAATAATTTAATCTACGATAACAGCAGGAATCGCTGGAAGTATCGACAATATTTGGAAGTTCAAGGAAATGAATTAAATCCGAAATTAGCTAGTATTCTAGATAAGATGACAGCGATTAATTTAGAAGATCGCTATCAGAATGCTCAGGAATTGTGGGAAGATATCAAAAAGTACGAGGAGGACGTAAGTCCTGAGCCACCTCCTCCACCACCACCACCACCACCAATATCATTAATAGAGCATTTATTAAAACTATTAAATTTCAAGATAAATCGTTTAGAATTTTTCAAATGGTTGGGTTGGGGATTTTTAGGCTTAGCAGGATGGGGTGGAGTAAGTTTATGGCGAGGGGGAGGGGGTACTCCTGGGGGAATTGAAACAGTTCCTCCTCCTACTTCAAATACTACTGTGGAGTTTCAAACTCTACAAATTAATGAGATAGGAGAGGTAGTCTCTCAAGAGAATCTAAGCACTGAATTGCTCCAACTTGACTTGAGTAGAGGGGTTACCCTGGATTTTCTCAAGATTCCATCCGCAATTTTCTTAAGAGGTTCCCCCGAAACTGAAGAAGGAAGATCTAGCGATGAGGGTCCTCAAATTGAAGTACAAATATCACAATTTTGGTTGGGGAAACATCCTGTAACTCAAGCGCAGTATCAGCAGATCATGGGGATTAATCCTTCTCATTTCGAAGGAAATAACCGTCCAGTAGAACAAGTGAGTTGGGAAGATGCTATCAAGTTTTGTGAAGCATCATCCCATAAGCTAGGACAAACGGTCAGACTTCCAAGTGAAGCGGAGTGGGAATACGCCTGTCGAGGAGGTACTATTACGCCTTTTGCTTTTGGACCGATTTTGACGAGTGAACTAGCTAATTACAATGGGAGATACTACGATGGGAAAACATTAAAAGGTACAGATAAAAAAGAAACTACGGAAGTGGGAAGTTATCCACCCAATAGATTTGGGCTTCATGACTGTCACGGTAACGTTTGGGAATGGTGTCAAGATGATTATGTAGATAGTTATGCAAAAGCTTTCACTGACGGGACACCGGTTTCAGCAGTGGGAAATGAGAATGAAAAGGTATTTAGGGGGGGATCTTGGCTTAATTCTCGTCTCAATCTCCGTTCTGCTTACCGTAATAAAGGCGATCGCACTCTTAAACGTAGTAATATTGGTTTCCGCGTTGTGTTAGTTGATATAATCTAG
- a CDS encoding GNAT family N-acetyltransferase: protein MADFLILEENNQPVAAAAGYTPYSEDYRILSLSRLDAIAQILGWSKQTTIEFQNRYKQLFGDDSQPAFLKPQAPWIIEIVAVVPEARGRGLGKILVGAQLEEGRSRQYSHAGIMIINGNDTARHTYESVGFKPYQTFYADYFNDEFSGLTKFRIRLN, encoded by the coding sequence GTGGCTGATTTTCTCATATTGGAAGAAAATAATCAACCTGTTGCTGCTGCTGCCGGTTATACTCCATATTCCGAGGATTACCGTATATTATCTCTATCCCGTCTTGACGCGATCGCTCAGATATTAGGATGGTCAAAACAAACTACTATAGAGTTTCAGAACCGTTATAAGCAACTATTTGGAGATGACAGCCAACCCGCTTTTTTAAAACCACAAGCACCCTGGATCATTGAAATTGTTGCGGTAGTACCTGAAGCACGCGGCAGAGGGCTGGGTAAAATTCTGGTGGGAGCACAACTAGAAGAAGGGCGATCGCGCCAATACTCTCATGCTGGTATCATGATAATTAATGGCAATGACACAGCTCGACACACCTATGAATCTGTTGGGTTTAAACCTTATCAAACCTTTTATGCCGACTATTTCAATGACGAATTTTCAGGATTAACTAAATTCCGAATCCGCCTTAACTAA
- a CDS encoding TROVE domain-containing protein: MAKNYQFIQQNKQYTPQTQPLPGREEEMIQGRSGGFAFDAGIWSMLRRCLLVGTAQSTYYAGKQELTDDFIKVLTEAIALDAERVGQEILYASDGRAINNSAPILALVLLSMGQSPEAKKTFIKIFPQVVRTASHFYEWLNYTKSLRGFGKIVKEAGRNWLSNPDVKHLAYQLLKYQQRLGFAHRDALRLFHVKPPSEEHNQLFQWVIKGWDELPQEIPHETLAQIWWYEWLKRNPQETHKAIAQGKLTHEMAAPVGKMDQEAWRLLFNQMPIGALLRNLASLSEIGVLRTEEVQNLNRVKSVLNNPEHLRKGRIHPIDVLKALKTYKSGGKLGKSTKTWTVVPRIVDILEKAVELAFDTQEATNKVFLHAVDISGSMSGYVADSVGLTCCEIATTMALVTAKAEENYMIRGFSTEFRNLKITKQDSFSSAMGKTSNQNFGGTDASVAYDWMIKNKFNADVVCFWTDSESWAGRKHPSVALKEYREKINPNVKAVYVSLAPYQLTLVDPQDPLSWDLGGFDPGIPRLIQMLANDDI; encoded by the coding sequence ATGGCTAAAAATTATCAATTTATTCAGCAAAATAAACAATATACTCCTCAAACTCAACCGCTTCCTGGACGAGAAGAGGAAATGATTCAGGGAAGATCTGGTGGCTTTGCCTTTGATGCAGGTATTTGGAGTATGTTACGCCGCTGCTTACTGGTAGGAACAGCCCAAAGCACTTACTATGCGGGTAAACAAGAGTTGACCGATGATTTTATTAAAGTTTTAACTGAAGCGATCGCCCTAGATGCAGAAAGAGTAGGTCAAGAAATCCTCTATGCTAGCGATGGGAGAGCAATTAATAACAGTGCGCCTATTCTAGCCTTAGTATTACTATCTATGGGTCAATCTCCTGAAGCTAAAAAAACTTTTATTAAGATTTTTCCCCAAGTAGTGCGTACCGCGAGTCATTTTTACGAATGGCTTAACTACACTAAATCTTTACGGGGCTTCGGTAAAATCGTTAAAGAAGCAGGACGTAACTGGTTATCCAACCCAGACGTCAAGCATCTAGCTTATCAACTGTTGAAGTATCAACAAAGATTAGGATTTGCCCATCGGGATGCATTACGTTTATTTCACGTAAAACCACCTAGTGAAGAACACAATCAACTCTTTCAATGGGTAATTAAAGGTTGGGATGAATTACCCCAAGAAATTCCTCACGAAACTTTAGCTCAGATTTGGTGGTACGAATGGCTAAAGCGCAACCCCCAGGAAACTCATAAAGCGATCGCCCAAGGAAAGCTGACCCACGAAATGGCAGCCCCTGTAGGGAAAATGGATCAAGAAGCGTGGCGCTTGCTGTTTAATCAGATGCCTATCGGTGCTTTGTTACGTAACCTAGCGTCTTTGAGCGAAATTGGCGTATTAAGAACTGAGGAAGTCCAAAACTTAAATCGGGTTAAGTCAGTTTTAAATAACCCTGAACACTTGCGTAAAGGTCGCATTCACCCCATTGACGTGCTTAAAGCCCTAAAAACTTATAAATCAGGAGGTAAACTAGGCAAAAGTACCAAAACTTGGACAGTAGTCCCACGCATTGTAGATATTCTCGAAAAAGCCGTAGAGTTAGCCTTTGATACTCAAGAAGCTACTAACAAAGTGTTTTTACACGCTGTAGATATTTCGGGTTCTATGTCTGGCTATGTGGCAGATTCAGTTGGGTTAACCTGCTGTGAAATTGCGACCACCATGGCTTTAGTTACCGCTAAAGCGGAAGAAAATTATATGATTCGGGGTTTTTCTACTGAATTTCGAAATTTAAAGATTACCAAACAAGATAGCTTTAGTTCAGCGATGGGCAAAACGAGCAATCAAAATTTTGGGGGTACGGATGCAAGCGTTGCCTATGATTGGATGATTAAAAACAAATTCAATGCCGATGTAGTCTGTTTTTGGACCGACAGCGAAAGTTGGGCGGGAAGAAAACACCCTAGCGTAGCTTTAAAAGAATATCGCGAGAAAATCAATCCCAACGTCAAAGCAGTTTATGTAAGTTTAGCTCCTTATCAATTAACTTTGGTTGATCCTCAAGATCCATTATCCTGGGATTTAGGTGGTTTTGATCCTGGCATACCACGTTTAATCCAGATGTTAGCTAACGACGATATCTGA